The proteins below are encoded in one region of Pseudomonas sp. SCB32:
- the bamE gene encoding outer membrane protein assembly factor BamE — MQNAKLMLTSLAFGLGLAALAGCSFPGVYKIDIQQGNVVTQDMIDQLKPGMTRRQVRFIMGNPLIVDTFHPNRWDYLYSIQPGGGQRQQERMSLYFSDSDQLVGLNGDFMPGVSRDESILRASDGVTPPLNPEAPVTPQQPEQPKEQPAKPGSVEEQIQKEVDQVETVPVPTPEPLDKNPQ, encoded by the coding sequence ATGCAAAACGCCAAGCTCATGCTGACCAGTCTCGCTTTCGGGCTGGGACTCGCCGCACTCGCCGGTTGCTCTTTCCCGGGGGTTTACAAGATCGACATCCAGCAGGGCAACGTCGTAACACAAGACATGATAGACCAGTTGAAGCCTGGAATGACCCGACGCCAAGTACGGTTTATCATGGGTAACCCGTTGATCGTCGACACTTTCCATCCCAATCGCTGGGATTACCTGTACAGCATCCAGCCCGGCGGCGGTCAGCGCCAGCAGGAGCGTATGAGCCTGTATTTCAGCGACAGCGACCAGCTGGTTGGCCTCAACGGCGACTTCATGCCCGGCGTGAGCCGCGACGAGTCGATCCTCCGTGCGAGCGACGGCGTAACGCCTCCTCTGAACCCGGAAGCCCCGGTAACCCCGCAGCAGCCCGAGCAACCCAAGGAACAACCGGCCAAGCCCGGCTCCGTGGAAGAGCAGATCCAGAAGGAAGTGGACCAGGTGGAAACCGTGCCGGTCCCGACTCCGGAACCGCTGGACAAGAACCCGCAATAA